Genomic DNA from Plasmodium chabaudi chabaudi strain AS genome assembly, chromosome: 1:
TTGGAGCTATTCAATGAATCTTCATTATCATATATCAAATCTGGATTAACAACATTTTCTACTTTCGGATTCCATGAtgttatatcatttttcttatttcgACCAGAGCCTATAATGCTCACATCATTGTGCATAAAAGGGTTGCattcttttgttttattatcaatacAAAGATTAAAACTTTCAAAATACCCTTCTTTATCTATTTTATGTCTTCTATTTATTATCTCCCTTTTCGAAGTCTTTTCACAATATTTCACATTTCCCTTTATTGGCGAAGAatagtttatatattcatttttttttttcattaataatattttccttacaaattattttataatagtaTATTACCTCTCGAAAAATGGagatatatgcatgtaatataatatatttttaaggtTAATTTTGCATATAGTAGTAcgataaataaatgtaaacAAATCGAGAactatatctatatatgctcatatgttaattttcaatatacattttttcaactgggcatataaaatacaacttttattctttatatagtaacaacatatttacatatattttatttttccatttccataattatcataattttaaaattaaaaatgttacagaaaatttacaaaaaaatagaaataaaaatatatttaaaaaacaaaattaggAAATAATTATTCCATTAAAATTGTCAAAAAAAGGAACAACAACGAATGCAAAACATTTGAATAGCACTAAGTTATACcagtaaataaaattatatttaaaaaatattgttccTTTATAAGTAGgatatcatattttcatcattatcaATCTCAAATACAACTTGTAAAATttaactataaaaaatatattccatTCAAACCATTaatcaaatttttaaagaccataaaaaaatttgtaaaagTTTATAATGgaggaaaatatatgaaggAAAATTATgtcaaaaacaaaatggctgattataataatttccaTAATTATTGCAAActaatgaataaaaaaatttacagGATTAGTCGAGATGAAATAGAAACAGCTAAgcaatttgaaaaattgataaaaaaatataatataaaaaaagtaaaaaagaTTTCtctagaaaaaataaaagataaaacaTGTCtactatataataatgaattctatgataattattataaaaaaaaagaaccaattattattaaaaacttaaaaaataaaataggaaattgtataaaaacttttgatagtaataatattattgagCATATAGGTGACACAAAAGTAAGTATTCATGTAAGCACctctaaatatttaaacagtgtaaacaaaaatttcCATTACAGTTTATCAACcctaaaaaattttattcaatTAATCCATAAAGAagatcaaaaaaaaaaaaaattttcagtTAATTAtcatggaaataaaaatcatataaCCCTAACATTCAAAGATGAAACAGACAAAACGTCTGCCACCCCTCCAAAACGAGATAATCctataaaaagttataaaaacaaaaatttatcTACTACTTCTATTACCCCTAATATAAGAGAAGATAATACAAATTCCCCTTTGACCCATgctcaaaatataaataattgtaaaCATCAAATATGCAATAATAGTAATGACAATAATACTAACtactactattattatagaTCTCTAGGAGTTAACCAATTTAAAGAGGTTTccgatattaaaaaaatgaataaatttatcaaagataatttttttttaccacCTGAAATTTACCCATCTTATGAAAAATTCGAATTCTTCTCTTCTGTTTTAAGAATAGGACAAcccaatatttttatatggcTACATTATGATATAcctgataattttttaattcaaataaaaggaagaaaaaaaattttattaatccatccaaaatacataaaatattttaacattttaaattcatcatcgtcttataatatatttgatatattattaaaaaaaaaaaacagaaataaaaaagagcaaattgttaaaaagataattataaaacatgCTTATGTAGCAGATCTATATGAAGGAGAAATTTTACACATCCCTTCTTTATGGATGCattatgtttataataTGCCTCACCATacacatttaaaaaagaaatataaatacaaccATCGATATTTACATGTTGCGTCAGGTAGCAAATTACTTGGCCATACTAATAAAAGAAGAAGAATATgtagcaaaaaaaaaaattatatatttcttttttacaaaaataaaaaatttataaattgttctataaaaaaacaaaaaagacaaaataGAGCATCATCATTCTTGCGTTTCCTAAATGGTGaactaaaaattaaaacaaaaaatatttatttaaacaaatttaaaaataaaaaaggaaaaaatatatctttgcaatatatttcaaatttcttattttcatataacaaaaaatatgatgaaaataatgatgagGCACATATTTTTCCAAGCTTAGATCAATCcgttgataaaaatgaattaataaaacattataGCCATTTGGGAAATTTTGAAGAACTTTTAAGCCAAACTTTTAGTATTGATAATGTAAGCTGTGTTACTAGTAGTAATAGTAGAGACATTGGAAATGGCCAAAATAGCCAAGCAATTTATAATGCCGATACTAAAGCCACCAACCAAAACAACAACACACTCTCAAATAATATCAAACAAATTACAGACGTCAAAAAAACTGACCTTCATACTTGTAAAAATAcgaatttaaatattagtattaattacttttttagaaaaaaaaaagaattacatttatttagCAAAAAAGATCTATATGGAAACCAAGATATTAATACAGCTAATCTAATATTTAAGAAAATAGAAAACGAAATAAAACCATTAATGTCAATGCCatctaaatataaaaatttttatcttcaaaaaatacaagGATATCTTTATTCGCTTCTTGACacgaaatatttataatttttttttgtaattattgttcatacaaatatgtataatattttaacatacaaaaaaatatatgatatgccaaaatatatatacatgcaaaaaacttaaaaaatatattaaaatataaattgaaatgctttataaatttttacataaaaaagaaaaagaaaaaacaatatagtTTTGTTTCCAACAATGGACATACGCAATAACCAAATGGTGCGCATTAACatgtttgttttttttaattaaataagtaaaaaatataacatttaaatgcatatttttattaacaaattttaCTTTATATCATTACAAAAAAGATAATTATGGATGTTCGTCTTTGGAATATACCTTAATATATGACCATTCAAGggttatatattatacacatttgaatatttaaaagtcaagatattttaataagGATGAATTTTTACGAGTTCTTCCACCTCTTGTGCTATGATAATTACTATAACAATCACTCGCTTTACTCATTGGCTCATTAATCATAACATAATCAccttcatcattttcttcatgtATATCATCGGTATATAGTTTTTCAGACTGTATAAATGAATTGTTACCTTTAATAGaatgtttataattatttacttctggtttttcaatatttaaaaacattcCATAACCAATATTTGATATAACACTCTTTAAGTtgctatatttttgtttgaataaatttaattcatcatataatttgttattCTCCTTCTCTATTTCTTCTGTTGTATATTTTAGCATATCTTTTAATTCTCTATATTTTTCCCGTTCTATCAAAACcctaaaaatgataaaataaataaaaaattatatttttcatttctttttttcaaatattatgtattttttgatcATTCGCGTGCTTATATAACACTATGCATGCAAAACATTTCAGGTTCCTTACATATTTTGAAGATTCCATATGACACTTAAAAAGTCATCCATCTCTCGTTGATAGAACCTCAAATTTAGTTTCATTTGATTAACTACGCTTAGTACATCACGTCCagaatattttgaatacaTAACGCTTTTTCTAAATAGTTTtgatttcatttttaatttttttttttcttttcgtTTCCTACTTAAACATTTTTCGTACTGGAATAAAAtatcttctttatttatttcaacaTCATCATGTTTACTAATTGAAGAAGATAAATCTTTATTGccttttttattgtgtATACTTGCCTGCTCATTTAAAtgcactttttttttatcagtAATATCGTCTGTAttacaataattatttccaacgttttcattattgattttgtttttaacaTTATTTGGACAGTTCGCCTTAAGGctagttttatatttaatagattcacttttttttaaatcaatattatcattctccgattttaattttactagcttactattatttttattattatttagtaagcttgtttgtttttttttctcttcgctataatttgatttttttttatttaatggtattttatttttagcaTCATCATTATCCTGTTGagaatttataatattattctcAGCATCTTTTggattatcattattaaaatcggtatttaaaatattttgttctttatcattatcactactttttttgttttctgtATTTTCTTGGATTTGTGTACTTgtatttgcatttttataatataaggAGGTCTTATTAATTTCatcaattattattttattattatcatcatcgTTTAGTTTCATATTTCCAATTGTTTCTGGTTTATCAAAGTTTACATTGTTACTATTTGATATTATTACGTTCTCCATTCTATATATCCCTTATGAAAGTCAATTAATATTAAGGCCacacatatacatatgtaccTCATCAAACTAACGCTATGCACACATAAGGAtacatgaaaatattttcatataatatattctcATGCAAGAGAAAGAACTACAAAGCTGCTCAAATgcatgtttaaaaaaaactataatATATCCCTATTTACTTCCATATACAATCAGCTTATATGCTTCAATGCTTCGCCAAAAGGATTCATcaaatttatgttttataatttttaataatttattttatatcatgcccataaaaaaaaatgtaaaaatatataataaaaattataataacaaaaaaatgtactATATCATATACAGCCCTTTTACATTTCGTTTATGACTAATTTCATATACATTCTTCCTTATTAGTATTCGATAGTTTTTccacaatatttttattttaacaattCTTTAATGTGCCAAcataattctttatttgattttgaTATTCTTTGTCTCATGctatttttctctttttattGATACTTCTTTCgttgcatatttttgtcaacccataaaaaattggtaaaaggaataaacatatataaataaataaaataatactcTGTATAAAGGAAATAAGAAAGTGGAaaacgaaataaatatgcttccccttttttatttacattttattatctgCTTTGCTCACTTTATATTTGCTTAAAATAGTACAACTATTATTTAAGCATTTCCCTCATAcagctaaaaaaaaaaatatatcaaattagTACATGACCCTTAAAAGCAAGCTAaggatttttttataattatttgtattatctttatttttattacttttctgtttcatttcatttatttttttattttcattttttgtgttattttttaaattaaatttgatagcataaacaaatatgtaaataaatatgaataagtaataataaaaaatgaatacttcaaatttttttttgtaaagtGGCAAAGCTTATTTATGCcctgcatatttataatagcATTGCATATAGCTATATAAATGCGCACGTAAATATaggaatatattaaatcatCATAccaaaaaatgcataataatatatgtaatatacataaatataaaattaataaaaatatttagtgtaaaacaacaaataattatatttatatcatatatatatacaataatttGAATTGTTTCGTTATATGTATGGCATTGCTTATCTGCGATGTTGCAATTTTATGCTTTTCATTTCTTATgttcattttatatttctatatttattttgcatatctcatatttattaattttttcgcATAACTTACGAATCTTAcccaaatatatatagaaattatttatatattattacccATACTTTTCAATAAATATCATCTGTTATCATGTTTGTTTTATTCCCCTTCTTTTGTGGATGCTGCACTATTGCTTAAAACATAATGAAGGGGAATCCATAGTcgttaatatataattccaTAATAATGCtacatcattttttgtgcTATTATTCGTAtgtactattatttttgtttttaatgtttgtgtttttataaacttTGGGTTgaaattcatatttatctgtatttaaattgatgtttttttattattttgcttATACTTAATATGCTTATAAAACGAATAAGCgtgaataaaatttattaaaccATGGTCACTTACATAATGCATGTCTATTTATGCGCATATccaatacatatataataatagacGTATATATTCTATAGTACATATATGCGTACGCCTCCTCTAATTTCTGTATATTCACCACCCCAGACActataatgaaatatttttttatttggaaAAAATGACGTCCAActatataattcatatgGGGAGTAACACCATAAATAAACGAATAAAGATTAAAGAACTCTTGAGCAAgtatgaaattaaaatattagaaaaaaatgcgaatgcatttttctatatacttataaatttaatatt
This window encodes:
- a CDS encoding JmjC domain-containing protein, putative gives rise to the protein MKENYVKNKMADYNNFHNYCKLMNKKIYRISRDEIETAKQFEKLIKKYNIKKVKKISLEKIKDKTCLLYNNEFYDNYYKKKEPIIIKNLKNKIGNCIKTFDSNNIIEHIGDTKVSIHVSTSKYLNSVNKNFHYSLSTLKNFIQLIHKEDQKKKKFSVNYHGNKNHITLTFKDETDKTSATPPKRDNPIKSYKNKNLSTTSITPNIREDNTNSPLTHAQNINNCKHQICNNSNDNNTNYYYYYRSLGVNQFKEVSDIKKMNKFIKDNFFLPPEIYPSYEKFEFFSSVLRIGQPNIFIWLHYDIPDNFLIQIKGRKKILLIHPKYIKYFNILNSSSSYNIFDILLKKKNRNKKEQIVKKIIIKHAYVADLYEGEILHIPSLWMHYVYNMPHHTHLKKKYKYNHRYLHVASGSKLLGHTNKRRRICSKKKNYIFLFYKNKKFINCSIKKQKRQNRASSFLRFLNGELKIKTKNIYLNKFKNKKGKNISLQYISNFLFSYNKKYDENNDEAHIFPSLDQSVDKNELIKHYSHLGNFEELLSQTFSIDNVSCVTSSNSRDIGNGQNSQAIYNADTKATNQNNNTLSNNIKQITDVKKTDLHTCKNTNLNISINYFFRKKKELHLFSKKDLYGNQDINTANLIFKKIENEIKPLMSMPSKYKNFYLQKIQGYLYSLLDTKYL